The genomic DNA CCACGCTCGAGGCCAACATCGCGCAGGCCGCGCAGCAGCAGCCGCAACCCGAACTGCACCTGCGGGCCGATCGCGACGTGCGCTATGAGCGGGTGGCAGAAGTCATGGCAGCCGCGCAGCACGGCGGATTGGGCAAGATCGGTTTCATTACGGAACCCAAGCACTAGTCGCGCCGCGCCCTCCGGGCCGGCAGCGAACATCGACAAAAAGGGCACTCCATGGAGTGCCCTTTTTGTTTGCGTCGCCCGCTAGCGCGATTAAAGATCCCTATTGTAATGATAACAATTCTCATTTAAGATTGGACCAACTGAACCCGGTCGTGACAGCACGCAGTCCCGCGTTGCCGCCACAGACCACCGGACCGGAGCCCACCCATGAGCACCCTGACCCTGCCGCTGTCGCAACCGCATGAAGTCACCCGCCGCCGCCTTTCCCTGCGCCGGGTCGAAGTCAATTCCAACAAGGCTGCGCAGGCGCGGCGCGAAAACCCGCCAGCGCGGCTATCGAATCGATGAAATCTGCCGTAGCTGCCCTGCCCGCCCGGCTCGAAGCCCTGGTCCGCGATAGCCTTCCCGCGGCGCCCGCCGGCGATGCAGTGCCCCTGGATTCGTTGATGCGCGGCACCAACCTGCTGCCGATTCTGCATAACGGCGAGGTCTACACGCTGCGCATCACGCGCTATGGCAAGCTGATCCTGACGAAGTAACCGCGCACAGGCGTACGCCCGCGCCAGCGCAAGCCATGCCGCGGGAAACCATGTAACGCTGTACGGATTTCTATGGATGCAGGAAGGGCTACCGGAACCGGCAGCCCGGCGCTAATGCCCCTCGACAGGCTTCGGCATCAGGGAGCAACAGCAATTTGTTCCGCAATAAGCAGGAGGTGCCTGGACAGTGAGCCGCGCTCACTGTCGGCACTACGCCCGCCTCTGCTTGCAGACGAGTATCAGACGCCCAGGGCGGCAATGCCCGCGCGCGCGATCTGTGCGTCTTCGGTCGACTTCACGCCCGACACGCCAACCGCACCCACTACCTGGTCATTGACCACGATAGGCACACCACCCTCCAGCATGCCTTGCAACACCGGCGCGGTCATGAACGAGTGACGGCCGTTGTTGATCATGTCTTCGTAGACCTTGGACTCGCGACGGCCCAGCGACGACGTACGTGCCTTCTCGGTGGCGATATAGCTCGAGATCGGTGCGGCGCCATCCAGGCGTTGCAGTGCCAGCAGGTGACCACCATCGTCAACGATGGCAATCGAAACCGCCCATTGGTGATTCTTGGCTTCCAGCTCGGCTGCGGCCAGTACCTTCTTCACATCATCTGCCGTCAGCACGGTTTTTGCTGCATACCACTCTCCTCGAAGATCATTTCAGTGAGCCGGAAGTATAGCGCCACGGCCCTTGGCATGACCATGCCACCACCGTCCTGGCACCTGCCCGCAAAAGCAAAAGACCCGCTCGACGCGGGTCTTTCGATGATTCACGGCGTTGCTGGATGCGGACTGCCGAAGCCCTCAGGGCTGCGGGCTTGTGTCCTGCAAACTCAGGCTCCGTCGCTGAACTGGTCGCGGCGATCGCCAACCTTGGCGCCGTCGGTGAACGGATCAACCTTGCGTGCGCCGTCGGTGTACGGGTCAACCTTGCCAAGCTTGGCGCCATCGGTGTAGGGATCGACCTTGCCGATCTTGGCGCCATCGGTGTAAGGGTCTGCCTTGGCAATACCGGCTGCGAAGGCGGAGGCGGAGAGTGCGGAGAGGGCGGTCAGGGCTGCGATCGCCACCAGGCTGTTTTTGATCTTCATGGGCGGATCCTCTTGGGAATTAGGTCGTGCTGGAGGGCGCTGGATGATGAAGCATTGCGGAGTCTTGTCATCACGGCGTCACAGCAGCAGTATAGGGGAAACCCTAATAACGATATGAGCGCCGGTTTGACTTGTCTCTTCAAATTTTTTGAACCTGCTGATAACTATGGAACCTTGTCCCGATTGCCGCCTACAGTTTGTCTCCCAGGGCTGCACCTGAAAAACGAAAGGGCCCCGCAGGGCCGCTTTTCACCAGCCTGCGCGAGGCAGGTCGTTCATGCTTATCGCCAGTGGCGTCCATGTCCCGGGCCATAATGGCCCCGGCCGTAGTAGCCCCGCTCGTAATAGCCGCGGCCGTAGTAACGCGGGCCATAGTAGCCCGGGCCGTAGTAGCCCGGGCCCGGACCGTAATAGACCGGAGGCGGACCATAGTAGACAGGAGCAGGCGCCACGATCACGGGCGGCGCGGCAATATAGGCTGGGGGCGGATAGTACGCCGGGCCGCCGACAACAACGCCAGGCACACCAATCGCCACGCCAACGCTCACATGGGCCATTGCCGCACCGGATGCCAGCGCCCCAAGCAAAGCGAGTCCTGCGAGCCCCCAACGTTTCATGATCCTTGCCTCTTGCAATGCGATATTCGATACAAGGTATTGTAGGTTCTTGAAAAAAAGCAGGTGAAACCGAGAACGTTACATTGTTACCAGGAGTAACAATCGACACATAAACACGCTGCCCCCGCCCACTTGGCTGCCTGCGGCGCAAATCCCGCGCGGAGCTTGCATCACCGCGCCCAACCGACCACAATATCGGGCTTGCCGTGCGGCCGTGGAGAAATTGGTAGACTCAGCAGACTTAAAATCTGCCGCCTTTACGGGCTTACGGGTTCGACCCCCGTCGGCCGCACCAGCATCCACCCTTCCCTCGGCTTCGCGTGCTCAGGCCACCGCCGCGCACAACAGCGCGCCACCGCACACCAGGAACACAAACA from Cupriavidus sp. D39 includes the following:
- a CDS encoding hemin uptake protein HemP, with product MKSAVAALPARLEALVRDSLPAAPAGDAVPLDSLMRGTNLLPILHNGEVYTLRITRYGKLILTK
- a CDS encoding heme-binding protein, giving the protein MLTADDVKKVLAAAELEAKNHQWAVSIAIVDDGGHLLALQRLDGAAPISSYIATEKARTSSLGRRESKVYEDMINNGRHSFMTAPVLQGMLEGGVPIVVNDQVVGAVGVSGVKSTEDAQIARAGIAALGV